A genomic window from Yoonia rosea includes:
- a CDS encoding CvpA family protein, which yields MEGFTLVDAGVAIIILVSGVLAYSRGFVREAMAIVGWIGATIVAFIFADQVEPLVRQIPILGDFIGDSCELAIIAAFAAVFAVALVVVSIFTPLFSSVVQRSALGGIDQGLGFFFGVLRGILLIAVAFFVYDTIFATQQFAAIDDSRSAEVFAQLTGQIEQQNPEQALGWITEQYQQLVGSCGAPDAPVEPTVPTE from the coding sequence ATGGAAGGTTTCACACTTGTCGACGCAGGCGTCGCAATCATTATTTTGGTGTCTGGCGTCTTGGCTTACAGTCGGGGTTTCGTCCGCGAAGCGATGGCGATTGTCGGGTGGATCGGCGCAACCATCGTTGCTTTCATTTTTGCCGATCAGGTCGAACCCCTTGTCCGCCAAATCCCGATCCTGGGCGATTTCATCGGCGACAGCTGTGAATTAGCCATCATCGCCGCGTTCGCAGCTGTGTTTGCTGTGGCACTGGTCGTCGTTTCCATCTTTACACCGCTCTTTTCGAGCGTTGTTCAGCGCTCCGCATTGGGAGGTATCGATCAGGGCCTAGGTTTCTTCTTTGGCGTCCTGCGCGGCATCCTGTTGATTGCGGTCGCATTCTTTGTCTACGACACAATCTTCGCCACCCAGCAGTTCGCCGCAATTGATGACAGCCGCTCGGCCGAGGTGTTCGCCCAATTGACGGGCCAGATCGAACAGCAAAACCCCGAGCAGGCCTTGGGCTGGATCACTGAACAGTACCAGCAGCTGGTCGGAAGCTGTGGCGCACCGGATGCACCGGTTGAGCCAACCGTTCCGACCGAGTAA
- the radA gene encoding DNA repair protein RadA, translating to MAKDLTFSCSECGASFRKWSGQCDACQAWNTISESKALSSGPKGKSLGAIRGKTILLTDLDTQEKEPPRTQAGVGELDRVLGGGLVKASALLVGGDPGIGKSTLLLQAAARFARNGLKVIYISGEESNAQVQMRARRLGLEKSPVMLASETNLRDILTTLEAERPDLAIIDSIQTMWADNVDSAPGSVSQVRSSAHELTTFAKRNGMAVVMVGHVTKDGTIAGPRVVEHMVDTVLYFEGERGHQFRILRAVKNRFGPADEIGVFEMTGKGLAEVKNPSALFLSERGTPAPGSVVFAGIEGSRPMLCEIQALVAPSPHSQPRRSVVGWDGGRLAMILAVLESRCGVPFTGLDVYLNVAGGLRISEPGADLAVAAALVSAREDAALPSEAVVFGEISLSGALRPVVQTENRLKEAQKLGFTTAIIPQQAKQPRVDGISLRNASDLAGFVEEVFGAR from the coding sequence ATGGCCAAAGATCTTACCTTTTCCTGCTCTGAATGTGGCGCATCCTTTCGCAAATGGTCGGGGCAGTGCGATGCCTGTCAGGCATGGAATACAATCAGCGAATCCAAGGCGCTGTCCAGCGGCCCCAAAGGCAAGTCACTGGGCGCAATCCGTGGCAAAACGATCTTGCTGACAGATCTGGACACACAAGAGAAAGAGCCGCCCCGCACCCAAGCGGGTGTTGGTGAGTTGGACCGCGTCCTGGGCGGTGGTCTGGTGAAGGCCTCGGCCCTGCTTGTGGGCGGCGATCCCGGCATCGGGAAATCAACGCTGCTGCTGCAAGCCGCTGCAAGATTTGCCCGTAACGGTTTGAAAGTCATTTATATTTCCGGCGAGGAATCAAACGCGCAAGTGCAGATGCGCGCGCGCCGACTGGGACTTGAGAAAAGTCCTGTCATGCTCGCCTCGGAAACGAACCTGCGCGATATCCTGACGACGCTTGAGGCCGAAAGACCTGACCTCGCGATCATCGATTCCATCCAGACGATGTGGGCCGACAACGTCGACAGCGCGCCGGGCAGTGTCAGCCAGGTGCGTTCATCCGCGCATGAGTTGACCACATTCGCCAAACGCAACGGCATGGCGGTGGTGATGGTGGGGCATGTCACGAAAGACGGCACCATCGCGGGCCCCCGTGTTGTTGAACATATGGTCGATACCGTGCTTTATTTTGAGGGCGAACGCGGGCACCAGTTCCGTATTCTGCGGGCGGTCAAGAACCGTTTCGGTCCCGCTGACGAGATTGGTGTCTTCGAAATGACGGGCAAAGGCCTGGCAGAAGTGAAGAATCCTTCGGCGCTGTTTCTGTCCGAACGTGGCACCCCTGCCCCTGGCTCGGTCGTGTTTGCTGGCATTGAAGGCAGCCGTCCCATGCTCTGCGAGATACAAGCACTTGTGGCACCTTCGCCACACAGCCAACCCCGTCGTTCGGTCGTCGGATGGGATGGCGGACGGCTTGCCATGATCCTTGCCGTGCTGGAATCGCGCTGCGGCGTCCCTTTCACCGGATTGGACGTTTACCTCAATGTAGCAGGGGGTTTGCGCATCTCTGAACCAGGTGCAGACCTCGCTGTTGCTGCCGCTCTCGTCTCTGCGCGTGAAGACGCAGCCCTGCCTTCCGAAGCTGTTGTTTTCGGCGAGATCAGTTTGTCGGGTGCGCTCCGTCCTGTCGTTCAAACTGAAAATAGATTGAAAGAAGCGCAAAAACTTGGTTTTACAACTGCGATAATACCACAACAGGCCAAGCAGCCCCGCGTGGACGGCATAAGCCTGCGCAATGCGTCAGACTTGGCTGGATTTGTAGAAGAGGTATTTGGCGCAAGATAG
- a CDS encoding paraquat-inducible protein A codes for MGFIVLNVLRIANLALLVLFPIAWFAPLMHAGLLPVFGLSEISVISGMQALWESDVALALLVTTFAMFAPYLKTIGIALVHFDLLKDKTLPVLSWIGKLAMADVFLIALYIVLFKGVGIGRIETGWGLYMFTACILASIVISALTPQAKAKV; via the coding sequence ATGGGATTTATTGTGTTGAACGTCTTGCGCATCGCGAACCTTGCCCTTCTTGTTCTCTTTCCGATTGCTTGGTTTGCGCCACTGATGCACGCAGGGCTTTTGCCCGTTTTCGGCCTTAGCGAGATCAGTGTCATCTCGGGCATGCAGGCGCTTTGGGAAAGTGATGTTGCGCTGGCACTGCTGGTGACTACCTTTGCAATGTTCGCGCCCTATCTCAAGACCATCGGCATCGCGCTGGTGCATTTCGATCTGTTAAAAGACAAGACGCTGCCCGTGCTGTCCTGGATCGGGAAACTGGCGATGGCAGATGTGTTCCTGATTGCGCTCTACATCGTGCTGTTCAAGGGCGTTGGCATTGGCCGGATCGAAACTGGATGGGGGCTTTATATGTTCACCGCCTGTATCCTCGCCTCGATCGTGATTTCGGCGCTGACACCGCAGGCCAAGGCCAAAGTCTAA
- the alr gene encoding alanine racemase → MSTGRLIIDLDAVVANWRALDAMTNCKTGAVVKANGYGLGAGNVAKALFKEGVRQFFVAVVEEAVAIREELGPKPEICVFSGHMKGDTGLIRDLGLTPMLNSVEQLTLHFEALPAHPFGIQLDTGMNRLGMEMQEWAAVAELALSQDPRLVMSHLACADEPDHPMNPYQLDQFKKMTDGITAPRSLAATGGILLGPEYHFDLTRPGIGLYGGLPFENATPVIELDLPVVQVRDVAEGEVVGYGNAWQAARPSRIATISGGYADGIARILSDKATLYHGDTACPLVGRVSMDLLTIDVTDLPETPSKLTLIGPQQTVDDLARAANTIGYEVLTQLGARYNRKTFGK, encoded by the coding sequence ATGAGTACTGGACGCCTGATTATCGACCTTGACGCCGTTGTCGCCAATTGGCGCGCACTGGATGCAATGACGAATTGCAAAACCGGCGCTGTGGTCAAGGCCAACGGGTATGGGCTGGGCGCAGGCAATGTCGCGAAGGCGCTATTCAAAGAAGGCGTGCGCCAGTTTTTTGTGGCCGTCGTCGAAGAAGCCGTAGCGATCCGCGAGGAATTGGGCCCGAAGCCCGAAATCTGTGTATTCTCCGGCCATATGAAGGGCGACACGGGGCTGATCCGCGATCTGGGCCTGACGCCCATGTTGAATTCCGTCGAACAACTGACACTCCACTTTGAAGCCCTGCCCGCGCATCCTTTCGGCATCCAGCTTGATACCGGCATGAACCGCCTCGGCATGGAAATGCAGGAATGGGCGGCCGTAGCCGAGTTGGCCCTGTCGCAAGACCCCCGTCTGGTGATGTCGCATCTGGCCTGCGCGGACGAGCCTGATCATCCGATGAACCCCTATCAGCTGGACCAGTTCAAAAAGATGACCGACGGGATCACGGCGCCCCGCTCTTTGGCGGCGACGGGGGGTATCCTGCTTGGACCGGAATATCACTTTGATCTGACGCGCCCTGGCATCGGGCTTTATGGCGGCCTGCCGTTTGAGAATGCGACACCCGTGATCGAACTGGATTTGCCCGTCGTACAGGTGCGCGATGTGGCCGAGGGTGAAGTCGTGGGCTATGGCAACGCCTGGCAAGCGGCACGGCCTTCGCGCATTGCGACCATATCGGGTGGCTATGCGGACGGCATCGCAAGGATCCTGTCCGATAAGGCCACGCTTTATCATGGCGACACTGCCTGTCCGCTGGTTGGACGGGTATCGATGGACCTGCTGACGATCGACGTCACCGACCTTCCGGAGACACCCAGCAAGCTGACCCTGATTGGCCCGCAGCAGACAGTGGATGATCTGGCACGCGCCGCAAATACCATCGGGTATGAGGTGCTCACACAGCTTGGTGCGCGCTATAATCGCAAGACTTTTGGCAAATAA
- a CDS encoding replicative DNA helicase — protein MNEITTFNASGVQEADADLMPHSIEAEQQLLGAILTNNDVFDRVASIIGPKHFYDPVHARIFETAATRIGRNMLASPVTLKAFMEDDEGLKELGGPPYLARLAGAAISAFAARDYAQMIYDLATRRELIKLGRDITDKAAKVDVDHEPREQIVEAEQALYSLAEQGVSEKGFQSFLAAVTEAVNVANTAYQRDGGLAGISTGLVDMDKKLGGLHKSDLLILAGRPSMGKTSLATNIAYNVAKAYRKGQLQDGSEGAVDGGVVGFFSLEMSAEQLAGRILAEASEISSHKIRQGDMTEGEFRRFVDAAKELESCPLFIDDTAAIPISQLAARARRLKRTHGLDLLIVDYLQLVRGTSDNRVQEIGEISMGLKAIAKELNIPVIALSQLSRQVESREDKRPQLSDLRESGSIEQDADVVMFVYRGEYYVEREKPEDHNMEAIAAWQEKMSSLHGKAEVIVGKQRHGPIGTVELSFTAEFTRFGNLVKPWQQGEDQQF, from the coding sequence ATGAATGAAATAACAACTTTTAATGCCTCCGGCGTTCAAGAAGCCGACGCCGACTTGATGCCGCACTCCATTGAAGCCGAACAGCAGCTTCTGGGGGCTATTCTGACCAACAACGATGTGTTTGACCGTGTGGCGTCAATCATTGGGCCCAAACATTTCTACGATCCGGTTCATGCGCGCATCTTTGAAACCGCCGCCACGCGCATTGGCCGCAACATGCTGGCCAGCCCTGTGACGCTCAAGGCGTTCATGGAAGACGACGAAGGTCTGAAGGAACTGGGTGGCCCGCCCTATCTTGCCCGCCTTGCAGGGGCTGCGATTTCTGCCTTCGCCGCGCGCGACTATGCGCAGATGATCTATGATCTGGCGACACGGCGCGAATTGATCAAACTGGGCCGTGACATCACCGACAAGGCCGCCAAGGTCGATGTCGATCACGAACCCCGCGAACAGATTGTCGAAGCCGAACAGGCGCTCTATTCGCTGGCCGAACAGGGTGTGTCGGAAAAGGGCTTTCAGTCGTTCCTTGCTGCCGTCACCGAGGCCGTGAATGTCGCTAATACCGCCTATCAACGCGATGGTGGGCTGGCGGGAATTTCGACCGGTCTTGTGGATATGGACAAGAAACTCGGCGGCCTGCACAAATCCGACCTTCTGATCCTTGCCGGTCGCCCTTCGATGGGTAAAACCTCGCTTGCGACCAACATCGCTTACAATGTCGCCAAAGCCTACCGCAAAGGCCAGTTGCAGGACGGCAGCGAAGGCGCGGTTGATGGCGGCGTCGTCGGGTTCTTCTCGCTCGAGATGAGCGCCGAACAGCTTGCAGGGCGTATCTTGGCGGAAGCCTCCGAGATATCATCGCATAAAATCCGGCAAGGTGACATGACCGAAGGCGAATTCCGCCGCTTCGTGGATGCCGCCAAAGAGCTTGAATCCTGTCCTTTGTTTATCGACGACACCGCCGCGATCCCGATTTCGCAACTGGCGGCACGTGCGCGGCGGCTCAAGCGGACACATGGGCTTGACCTGTTGATCGTGGACTACTTGCAACTCGTACGCGGCACGTCCGACAACCGCGTGCAGGAAATTGGTGAAATCTCGATGGGCCTCAAGGCCATCGCCAAGGAATTGAACATACCTGTCATCGCGCTGTCGCAGCTGTCACGACAAGTTGAGAGCCGTGAAGATAAGCGCCCACAGCTTTCGGACTTGCGCGAATCCGGCTCTATCGAGCAGGATGCAGATGTCGTTATGTTCGTTTACCGTGGTGAATACTATGTCGAGCGTGAGAAACCTGAAGACCACAACATGGAAGCAATCGCGGCCTGGCAGGAAAAAATGTCGAGCCTTCACGGCAAAGCTGAGGTTATTGTGGGTAAACAACGGCACGGCCCGATCGGCACGGTCGAGCTTTCGTTTACCGCAGAGTTCACGCGGTTCGGCAATCTGGTCAAACCTTGGCAACAAGGAGAAGACCAGCAGTTCTAG
- a CDS encoding orotate phosphoribosyltransferase — protein MIPTSFPAKEEIARLTAGMLLEIGAIDFNASEPFTHASGKKAPTYVDCRKLISFPRIRSTLMDFMAVSIMREAGFEAFDNVAGGETAGIPFGALVAERLALPMTYVRKKPKGYGRNARIEGVMTEGQRVILVEDLTTDGGSKLSFVDAIRETGATCSATAVIFYYGIFEGVEQTLADHGVQLISLCTWWDVLAEAKARGAYDDATLTAVEAYLKDPAGWTPA, from the coding sequence ATGATCCCCACCTCTTTTCCCGCCAAAGAAGAGATCGCCCGCCTCACCGCCGGTATGTTGCTTGAAATCGGTGCGATTGACTTCAACGCGTCCGAACCTTTCACCCATGCCTCGGGCAAAAAAGCCCCGACATACGTGGATTGCCGCAAGCTGATTTCCTTCCCGCGCATCCGGTCCACGCTGATGGATTTCATGGCGGTATCGATCATGCGCGAAGCCGGGTTCGAGGCCTTTGACAACGTCGCAGGCGGTGAGACAGCGGGTATCCCCTTTGGGGCGCTGGTGGCGGAACGGCTGGCCCTGCCGATGACCTATGTGCGCAAGAAACCTAAAGGATACGGGCGCAACGCGCGGATCGAAGGTGTAATGACCGAAGGCCAGCGTGTCATTCTGGTTGAAGACCTGACCACCGATGGTGGCTCGAAACTCTCTTTCGTAGACGCGATCCGCGAGACAGGTGCGACCTGCTCGGCGACTGCCGTGATCTTTTACTACGGTATTTTCGAAGGCGTGGAACAAACACTGGCCGACCACGGCGTGCAATTGATTTCGCTGTGCACATGGTGGGATGTCTTGGCCGAGGCCAAAGCGCGCGGCGCCTATGACGACGCGACACTCACTGCGGTCGAGGCCTATCTGAAAGATCCGGCCGGCTGGACACCCGCGTAA
- the pyrC gene encoding dihydroorotase, protein MPDKNPTRLTIRRPDDWHLHLRDGAMLRAVLPETARHFARAIIMPNLVPPVVTAAHAAAYRDRILAAMPAGANFTPLMTLYLTEATDPEDVRAAHAAGIATAVKLYPAGATTNSASGVRDFEKVRPVLEVMAEIGMPLCVHGEVTDHEIDIFDREATFIDKVLKPLRKKVPDLKVVMEHVTTQDAVDYVRDSIKNLAATITTHHLIINRNHILAGGIKPHFYCLPVAKREAHRIALVQAAVSGDKRFFLGTDSAPHTDALKLQSCGCAGIFTAPNTMSCLAEVFDAAGKINKLEDFASLNGPRFYGLKPNEDTITLTKGDPVSYPAHIDTEDGPVTVFDPGFDLHWRVEE, encoded by the coding sequence ATGCCAGATAAAAACCCGACCCGCCTCACCATCCGCCGCCCTGATGACTGGCATTTGCACCTGCGTGACGGTGCCATGCTGCGGGCCGTTTTGCCTGAAACCGCACGGCATTTCGCCCGCGCAATCATCATGCCAAATCTGGTGCCGCCTGTTGTGACCGCGGCACATGCTGCCGCCTATCGCGACCGGATTCTGGCTGCGATGCCCGCTGGGGCCAATTTCACCCCGCTGATGACGCTTTACCTCACCGAAGCGACCGACCCCGAAGATGTGCGCGCAGCCCACGCCGCAGGGATTGCGACAGCAGTGAAACTCTATCCCGCAGGGGCGACGACAAACTCGGCCTCTGGCGTGCGCGACTTTGAAAAAGTACGCCCTGTGCTTGAGGTCATGGCCGAGATCGGCATGCCGCTTTGTGTGCACGGCGAGGTGACAGATCACGAGATTGATATCTTCGACCGCGAAGCGACGTTCATTGACAAGGTCCTGAAACCCCTGCGCAAGAAGGTGCCGGACCTCAAGGTCGTGATGGAGCATGTCACGACACAAGATGCCGTGGATTACGTACGTGACAGCATCAAGAACCTTGCCGCAACAATCACCACCCATCACCTGATTATCAACCGTAACCATATTCTGGCGGGCGGGATCAAACCGCATTTCTATTGCCTGCCGGTCGCGAAACGCGAAGCGCACCGCATCGCCTTGGTGCAGGCCGCCGTTTCGGGTGATAAACGGTTCTTCCTTGGTACTGACAGCGCGCCCCATACCGATGCGCTGAAACTGCAGTCTTGCGGCTGTGCAGGCATCTTTACCGCGCCAAACACTATGTCCTGTCTGGCCGAAGTGTTTGATGCAGCCGGTAAAATCAACAAGCTGGAAGATTTCGCCTCGCTCAACGGCCCGCGCTTTTATGGCCTGAAACCGAACGAAGACACGATCACCCTGACCAAGGGCGATCCTGTCAGCTATCCTGCCCATATCGACACCGAGGACGGGCCTGTGACCGTCTTTGACCCCGGATTTGACCTGCACTGGCGTGTCGAAGAATAG
- a CDS encoding DUF1127 domain-containing protein, which produces MARQTPSQTAPMPFLAFFGAITNSVSRLLAAQNRSAQVLRLQNLSDDELADIGLSRDMILRHVYRDTYYV; this is translated from the coding sequence ATGGCCCGACAGACACCCTCACAAACGGCACCAATGCCGTTCCTCGCTTTCTTTGGCGCCATCACAAACAGCGTGTCACGGCTCTTGGCCGCGCAAAACCGGTCTGCCCAAGTGCTTCGCTTGCAAAACCTCAGTGATGATGAATTGGCCGACATTGGTCTGAGCCGCGACATGATCCTGCGGCATGTCTACCGCGACACCTATTACGTGTGA
- a CDS encoding acyl-CoA dehydrogenase: protein MNDSTPIKATGFGPDLGPFDWADPLRLEEQLTEDERMLRDAANEFAQNTLQPRVTAAYRDATVDPDIFAEMGGAGLLGLTIPEEYGGLGAGYVTYGLVAREVERVDSGYRSMMSVQSSLVMYPIHAYGSEEQRQKYLPGLAAGTLIGCFGLTEPDAGSDPAGMKTTAKKTADGYVISGSKMWISNAPIADVFVVWAKSEAHGGKIRGFVLEKGMKGLSAPKIGGKLSLRASVTGEIVMDNVAVGEEALLPGVQGLKGPFGCLNRARYGIAWGVMGAAEACWHAARQYGLDRKQFGKPLAQTQLFQKKLADMQTEITLGLQSALQLGRLMEAGKAAPEMISMMKRNNCGKALDVARASRDMHGGNGISEDFQIMRHMVNLETVNTYEGTHDVHALILGRAQTGLQAFF from the coding sequence ATGAACGATTCCACGCCAATCAAAGCCACAGGTTTCGGTCCTGACCTTGGACCATTCGACTGGGCCGATCCGCTACGTCTTGAGGAACAATTGACCGAGGACGAGCGCATGTTGCGCGATGCGGCCAATGAGTTTGCGCAAAATACGCTGCAACCGCGTGTCACCGCCGCCTATCGCGATGCGACCGTTGATCCGGACATCTTTGCAGAGATGGGCGGCGCGGGCTTGCTCGGCCTGACGATCCCCGAAGAATACGGCGGTCTGGGTGCGGGCTATGTCACCTATGGTTTGGTCGCGCGCGAGGTTGAGCGTGTGGACAGCGGTTATCGGTCGATGATGTCGGTGCAATCCTCTTTGGTAATGTATCCGATCCACGCATACGGCAGCGAAGAACAGCGCCAGAAATACCTGCCCGGACTTGCCGCAGGCACGCTGATCGGCTGTTTCGGTCTGACCGAGCCTGATGCAGGCAGCGATCCGGCAGGCATGAAGACCACCGCCAAAAAGACCGCTGATGGCTATGTGATCAGCGGGTCAAAGATGTGGATCAGCAACGCACCGATCGCGGATGTGTTCGTGGTCTGGGCCAAATCCGAGGCACATGGCGGTAAGATTCGTGGTTTTGTGCTCGAAAAAGGGATGAAGGGTCTGTCTGCCCCGAAAATTGGCGGTAAGCTCAGCCTGCGCGCTTCTGTGACAGGTGAAATCGTCATGGATAACGTCGCCGTGGGTGAAGAAGCGCTGCTGCCGGGCGTCCAAGGACTGAAAGGGCCGTTCGGCTGTCTGAACCGCGCACGCTATGGCATTGCCTGGGGCGTGATGGGCGCAGCCGAGGCATGTTGGCATGCTGCCCGCCAATACGGGCTCGACCGCAAGCAATTCGGCAAGCCATTGGCACAGACCCAGCTTTTCCAAAAGAAGCTGGCCGATATGCAGACCGAGATCACGCTTGGCCTGCAATCTGCCCTGCAACTGGGCCGTCTGATGGAAGCGGGCAAAGCTGCGCCAGAGATGATTAGCATGATGAAGCGTAACAACTGCGGCAAGGCGCTGGATGTCGCCCGGGCCTCGCGGGACATGCATGGCGGAAATGGAATCAGTGAAGATTTCCAAATCATGCGTCATATGGTGAACCTCGAAACGGTAAATACTTACGAGGGCACGCATGATGTGCACGCATTGATCCTTGGCCGTGCACAAACGGGTCTGCAGGCCTTCTTTTAG
- a CDS encoding AAA family ATPase, which yields MAFANIDEVQAALAAENYVCGRALATVVFLSLKLGRPLFLEGEAGTGKTEIAKVIAQALGRRLIRLQCYEGLDASSAVYEWNFAEQMIAIRTAEASGGTDRDMLKSELFTEDYLIERPLLQAMRPQPGGAPVLLIDEIDRTDAPFEAFLLEALSDFQVTIPELGTVTAPEPPIVILTSNRTREVHDALKRRCLYHWVDYPDFDREIEILHARAPEASESLSREIVAFVQRLREEDLFKKPGVAETIDWAKCLLALDVIDLSPATIADTLGAILKYQDDIQRLQGSEAKRILDAAKADLEKA from the coding sequence ATGGCATTTGCAAATATTGACGAGGTGCAGGCCGCACTGGCCGCAGAAAACTATGTTTGCGGGCGGGCTCTGGCGACGGTGGTGTTTTTGAGCCTCAAGCTGGGCCGTCCATTGTTTCTTGAAGGCGAGGCGGGCACAGGCAAAACCGAGATCGCCAAGGTGATTGCGCAGGCTTTGGGCCGCCGTTTGATCCGTCTGCAATGCTATGAGGGGTTGGATGCGTCTTCGGCGGTTTACGAGTGGAACTTTGCCGAACAGATGATCGCGATCCGCACCGCAGAAGCCTCGGGGGGAACAGACCGCGATATGTTGAAATCGGAACTTTTCACCGAAGACTATCTGATTGAACGGCCGCTTTTACAGGCCATGCGCCCGCAACCCGGCGGCGCGCCTGTGCTTTTGATTGATGAAATCGACCGGACAGATGCCCCTTTCGAGGCCTTTTTGCTTGAGGCGCTCAGCGATTTTCAGGTCACAATCCCTGAACTCGGCACGGTCACTGCGCCGGAACCGCCAATCGTGATCCTGACCTCGAACCGGACCCGCGAAGTGCATGATGCGCTGAAGAGGCGGTGTCTGTATCACTGGGTCGATTACCCCGATTTTGACCGTGAAATCGAAATTCTCCATGCCCGCGCACCCGAGGCCTCCGAGTCCCTGTCGCGCGAAATTGTGGCCTTCGTGCAGCGGTTGCGCGAAGAGGATCTGTTCAAGAAGCCCGGCGTTGCGGAAACGATAGACTGGGCCAAATGTTTGCTGGCTCTGGATGTGATTGACCTGTCACCTGCCACCATTGCCGATACATTGGGGGCGATCCTGAAGTATCAGGACGATATCCAGAGGCTACAGGGGTCCGAGGCCAAACGTATCCTTGATGCCGCCAAGGCAGATCTGGAAAAGGCCTGA
- a CDS encoding vWA domain-containing protein: MVQYPTLTLPDDPKLAQNITHFARALRRAGLSIGTGRVIDAIDAVSAVGFSQKQDFFWTLHACFVSKPEEHLIFTQLFRLYWRDPEYLEHMMSFLRPMVRGTQEERAAAPAEKRAAEALLDGEDRPLPPQSDTDDEIEIDIDATQTASAEERLRTLDFELMSNAEMNAAKAVLAKLSLPVPPVLSRRTARLPGTLPDWQGTMRQAMRKGGEVTDFATKRRKLRYPNLVVLCDISGSMSQYSRAVLQFVHAVSNRQGQGWAQVHAFTFGTRLTNITRHLRRRDVDAALAAAGAEAQDWQGGTRIGACLHDFNRDWSRRVVGQGAVVLLITDGLDRDAGHDLGREMERLRLSSRQLIWLNPLLRWDGFAPKAKGIMQMLPHCSSFRAGHNIASLAGLAEALSRPDDSGEKARLLARL; this comes from the coding sequence ATGGTCCAATACCCCACACTGACCCTGCCGGATGATCCCAAACTGGCGCAGAACATCACGCATTTCGCGCGTGCGCTGCGCCGCGCGGGGCTTTCGATTGGTACGGGGCGGGTGATTGATGCGATCGATGCGGTCAGTGCAGTGGGGTTCTCGCAAAAGCAGGATTTCTTTTGGACGTTGCATGCGTGTTTTGTCAGCAAACCTGAGGAACATCTGATCTTTACCCAGCTATTCCGGCTTTATTGGCGGGATCCCGAGTATCTTGAACACATGATGTCTTTCCTGCGCCCGATGGTGCGCGGCACACAGGAGGAACGCGCAGCCGCCCCCGCAGAGAAACGCGCGGCAGAGGCGCTGCTTGACGGGGAAGACCGCCCGCTGCCGCCGCAATCCGACACCGATGATGAGATCGAAATTGACATTGATGCGACGCAAACCGCATCGGCTGAAGAACGGCTGCGGACACTGGATTTCGAACTGATGAGCAACGCGGAAATGAACGCGGCAAAGGCGGTTCTGGCAAAGCTCTCCTTGCCTGTGCCGCCGGTCCTCAGCCGCAGGACTGCGCGGCTTCCGGGGACGTTACCCGACTGGCAGGGCACGATGCGACAGGCCATGCGCAAAGGCGGGGAAGTCACCGATTTTGCAACGAAACGGCGCAAGCTGCGATATCCGAACCTTGTTGTGCTTTGCGATATATCCGGCTCGATGTCGCAATACTCGCGTGCCGTTTTGCAGTTCGTCCATGCGGTGTCGAACCGGCAGGGGCAGGGGTGGGCGCAGGTCCACGCATTTACCTTTGGCACACGGCTGACAAACATCACCCGCCACTTGCGCAGGCGTGATGTGGACGCGGCACTTGCCGCTGCTGGGGCCGAGGCGCAGGATTGGCAAGGTGGCACACGGATCGGGGCCTGTTTGCATGACTTCAACCGCGACTGGTCGCGCCGTGTGGTCGGGCAGGGTGCGGTTGTACTGTTGATCACCGACGGGCTTGATCGTGACGCGGGCCACGATCTGGGCCGCGAAATGGAGCGTCTGCGGCTGTCCTCGCGCCAGTTGATCTGGTTAAACCCATTGCTGCGCTGGGACGGGTTTGCGCCCAAGGCCAAAGGGATCATGCAGATGCTGCCGCATTGTTCGAGTTTTCGCGCAGGCCACAATATCGCGTCGCTGGCAGGCTTGGCAGAGGCGTTGTCACGTCCTGATGATAGTGGCGAAAAAGCGCGCCTTTTGGCGCGATTGTGA